From Caldicellulosiruptor hydrothermalis 108, a single genomic window includes:
- a CDS encoding ABC transporter ATP-binding protein produces MGYLIKLVKMARPYWKYLVVSGISMLAITALNLLGPWLVRDLTGIITNISKYPNAKRMIINISLILILSYILRIVFQFLNSYLSHYAAWNLVAHVRTLVYSKLQQLSFGYFVDKQTGQLMSRVVNDTANFEVLIAHAVPDLFTNAFIIVGVAIILFIINPVLAALSLIPIPLLVLSGTVFAKKILPNFREAQRALADLNADLQDNLSGIREIQIFNKQEKELKKIKEKIYRHIHALLSALKLSAIFHPTVSFLSSVGTVIVVSVGGLMALMGKVPVQDIVGFILYLSMFYQPVTQLSQVIENVQQALAGAERVFEILETESQIKEKENAIELKNVKGKINFENVSFSYNPEIQVLKNISFEILPGQMVAFVGPTGVGKTTIMYLLNRFYDPDSGVIKIDDIDIRDVTLKSLHDNISMVMQDVFLFNGTVAQNIAYGKEDATMDEIIQAAKIACAHDFIQNLPQGYDTVIGERGVKLSGGQKQRLAIARAVLKNAPILILDEATSSVDTETENEIQKAINNLAGTRTILIIAHRLSTVKKADKIIVLKEGEIVEVGTHEELFAKKGLYYHLCSVQLIDKNDSLIREV; encoded by the coding sequence ATGGGGTATTTGATAAAGCTTGTAAAGATGGCAAGACCATACTGGAAATATCTTGTTGTCTCTGGTATCTCCATGCTTGCTATCACAGCACTAAACCTTCTTGGTCCGTGGCTTGTGAGGGATTTGACGGGAATAATTACAAATATTAGCAAGTACCCAAATGCAAAAAGAATGATAATCAACATTTCTCTTATATTGATTCTATCTTACATTTTAAGGATTGTATTTCAGTTTTTAAATAGTTATCTCTCACATTATGCAGCATGGAATTTAGTTGCACATGTGAGAACTTTGGTTTATAGCAAGCTTCAACAGCTTTCTTTCGGGTACTTTGTAGACAAACAAACAGGGCAGCTTATGTCAAGAGTTGTAAATGATACTGCAAACTTTGAAGTCTTGATTGCTCATGCAGTACCAGACCTGTTTACAAATGCTTTTATTATTGTTGGAGTTGCAATTATTCTTTTTATCATAAATCCTGTGCTTGCTGCGCTATCTTTAATCCCAATTCCGCTTCTTGTTTTAAGTGGAACAGTGTTTGCTAAAAAGATTTTGCCAAATTTTAGAGAAGCACAAAGAGCTCTGGCAGATTTAAACGCTGACTTGCAAGATAATCTCTCAGGTATTCGTGAAATACAGATTTTTAACAAACAGGAAAAAGAACTCAAAAAAATTAAAGAAAAAATCTACAGACACATTCACGCACTTTTGAGTGCGCTCAAACTCTCAGCAATATTTCATCCAACTGTAAGTTTTCTAAGCTCTGTTGGAACAGTGATAGTAGTTTCTGTTGGTGGACTTATGGCCTTGATGGGAAAAGTGCCTGTGCAAGATATCGTTGGATTTATTCTGTATCTTAGCATGTTCTATCAACCAGTGACTCAGCTATCTCAAGTTATTGAAAACGTTCAGCAAGCTTTGGCAGGTGCTGAGAGAGTTTTTGAGATTCTTGAAACAGAGTCACAAATCAAAGAAAAAGAAAACGCTATTGAACTTAAAAATGTCAAAGGAAAAATTAACTTTGAAAATGTGTCATTTTCATACAACCCTGAAATTCAAGTTTTGAAGAATATATCATTTGAAATTCTTCCAGGGCAGATGGTTGCATTTGTTGGTCCAACAGGTGTTGGAAAAACTACAATTATGTACCTTTTGAACCGCTTTTATGACCCAGATTCAGGTGTAATCAAGATTGATGATATTGATATAAGGGATGTTACTTTGAAATCTTTGCATGATAATATAAGTATGGTAATGCAGGATGTATTTTTGTTCAACGGAACAGTTGCTCAAAATATTGCATATGGAAAAGAGGATGCTACCATGGATGAAATAATTCAAGCAGCAAAAATTGCCTGTGCACACGACTTTATCCAAAATCTTCCCCAGGGCTATGACACAGTAATTGGCGAAAGAGGAGTAAAGCTCTCTGGAGGCCAAAAACAGCGACTTGCAATCGCAAGAGCTGTTTTAAAAAATGCACCTATTTTGATTCTGGACGAAGCAACATCATCTGTTGACACAGAGACTGAAAATGAGATTCAAAAAGCAATTAACAATTTAGCAGGAACAAGGACGATATTAATTATTGCACACAGGCTATCTACTGTCAAAAAAGCTGATAAGATTATAGTTTTGAAAGAAGGTGAAATTGTAGAAGTTGGAACACATGAAGAGCTTTTTGCTAAAAAAGGACTTTATTATCATTTGTGTTCTGTGCAGTTAATTGATAAAAATGATAGCTTAATAAGGGAGGTATAA
- a CDS encoding aldo/keto reductase, giving the protein MKYRRLGRTNIEVFPIAFGGIPIQRIDEESAVKVIRRAIELGINLIDTARSYTDSEIKIGKALKGINKKVYLASKSQNRTKEGILKDIEISLKNLGVEQIDIYQLHGINDLDTFNRVFSEDGAYWGLVEAKEKGFIRFIGASSHSTEILEKLINTDKFDVIQLCYNIIETDVEEKVFPLALQKDIGIIAMKPVGGGVIPNAALSLKYVLQKEFVVPDPGIETIEELEQNVNVAMNLSPLTDDEMKEIERIRKELGKEFCRRCNYCQPCPQQIPIWVILHADSAMKRLPFNTLKSGWFYDAYQKAKNCIKCGVCVTRCPYNLPIPDMIEKKLEIIRATIGD; this is encoded by the coding sequence ATGAAATACAGAAGGCTTGGTAGGACAAATATTGAGGTTTTCCCAATAGCATTTGGTGGAATACCAATACAAAGAATCGATGAGGAGTCTGCTGTGAAAGTAATAAGAAGAGCCATAGAACTTGGAATAAATCTTATAGACACTGCAAGATCATATACAGACAGTGAAATAAAGATAGGCAAAGCTCTAAAAGGAATCAATAAAAAAGTTTATTTAGCATCTAAATCACAAAATAGAACAAAAGAAGGTATTTTGAAGGATATTGAAATAAGCCTTAAAAATCTTGGTGTTGAACAAATTGACATTTATCAGTTACATGGCATAAATGATTTAGATACATTCAATAGAGTATTTTCTGAAGATGGTGCATACTGGGGATTGGTTGAAGCAAAGGAAAAAGGATTCATTAGATTTATTGGCGCTTCAAGCCATAGTACAGAAATTCTTGAAAAGTTAATAAATACAGATAAATTTGATGTGATCCAGCTTTGCTATAACATAATAGAAACAGACGTAGAAGAAAAAGTTTTCCCATTAGCACTCCAAAAAGATATTGGAATAATTGCAATGAAGCCAGTTGGTGGCGGTGTTATTCCAAACGCTGCTCTATCTTTAAAATACGTCTTGCAAAAAGAATTTGTCGTACCTGACCCTGGAATAGAAACTATTGAGGAATTAGAACAAAACGTAAATGTAGCAATGAACCTTAGCCCTTTGACTGATGATGAAATGAAAGAAATAGAAAGGATACGAAAAGAGCTTGGTAAAGAATTTTGCAGAAGATGCAATTATTGTCAACCATGCCCTCAACAAATTCCTATTTGGGTTATACTCCATGCAGATTCTGCAATGAAAAGACTACCTTTTAATACTCTAAAGTCTGGCTGGTTTTATGATGCATATCAAAAAGCAAAAAATTGCATTAAATGTGGAGTTTGCGTAACAAGATGCCCATACAATTTGCCAATACCTGATATGATTGAGAAAAAGCTTGAGATTATTCGAGCAACAATCGGCGATTAA
- a CDS encoding SNF2-related protein, translating into MSLELDYQTIVQFLSEQKLAYFAKNRKAFEKGIELARKIKKENIQYDQEENAIFGKVEDGKNEYWVFVDFDLPSYMTQDFFGNIKIENIIISAACTCSLENIDLESEEDIDIEDFVLFDDFCRHIIAVLKSFADGKYILNSINKMQETLFHMLEQKLNETIEKEKTKNSRVYQLISSNFEENYIKFSLDNLSKKSPNIFLEKYFGSSTNDLVTLKLKVKTSDLKRDYVVSNIPEFLKAYEQKQPFQFGKNFVYSPTYHFFGEKDKKLLNVLLKYLNFLDLETEKNTLYLPAKIANEIIEILDNEEIFISFDYFVANYYDAQKVKVDLCTKVKPKISFKLEDNQVRFYSDLIDTANRKFLYSDGSYFVSGDTLYKLSPEQKIFSSIIKKMAEANRVFNFFKVEYIKFFTLNKEDFCEFMNKYYLFLNKHFELEIDPGLKKLILEDYIIKPKLYLEFENERFVARISGMNEIFDTISKTKKVPLFDYFGLFEIQSILFAYGFNETGSDQEFCYECVDPDLFMEFLAEGVPQIQNITDVYYSEDFKKLKIKKDVKIIPCLKYSKHSIDFWLESDELESSELKNILDAIKKKKKYYKLKDGSILILDSPNMKKLVSFIDSASDIGQVIKEKAELSLQEAVAVTKLLDESGIQANGVESIKNIIEKIENIKEIDIQIPVELQGVLRDYQKLGIKWLSSLFENELGGILADDMGLGKTLQVLGFILANKQKIKKPVLAIVPTSLIYNWKQEIEKFAPGLKTLIIDSTPAKRKKAIEKIPEYDIVITSYALLRKDIELYKDIDFSVCISDEAQYIKNPHSQIKLAVKEICADTKFALTGTPIENNLIELWSIFDFILPGYLGGAEKFVERFAMPIYSGNNDALEKLKKLIKPFVLRRVKQDVLTELPELIETNIQVAMSPEQEKIYKQFLVSAKKEIEKEIDSAGFEKSQIKIFSLLTRLRQICCHPKLVFEDYKGSSGKLEALKEILQDCLESGHRVIIYSQWTSMLSIIKKMLDKEKILYFYLDGATKAEDRVEMVNSFNSGERNVFLLSLKAGGFGLNITGADVVIHFDAWWNPAVENQATARAHRLGQKNVVQSFKIITKNSIEEKILALQQKKKDLFDSLIEASQSFIGKFSKEEILELLE; encoded by the coding sequence ATGTCTTTAGAACTTGATTATCAAACAATCGTGCAGTTTCTCTCAGAGCAAAAACTTGCATATTTTGCAAAAAACAGAAAAGCTTTTGAAAAGGGAATTGAGCTTGCTCGAAAAATTAAAAAGGAAAACATTCAATATGACCAAGAAGAAAATGCAATATTTGGCAAAGTAGAAGATGGTAAAAATGAATATTGGGTTTTTGTTGATTTTGATCTGCCTTCATATATGACTCAGGACTTTTTTGGTAACATTAAAATTGAAAATATAATCATAAGTGCTGCATGTACATGCAGTTTGGAAAACATTGATTTAGAATCAGAGGAAGATATTGATATAGAAGATTTTGTTCTGTTCGATGATTTTTGCCGGCATATAATTGCTGTGTTAAAAAGTTTTGCCGATGGTAAATATATTCTCAATAGCATAAATAAAATGCAAGAAACCTTGTTTCACATGTTAGAACAAAAGCTAAATGAGACTATTGAGAAGGAAAAAACAAAAAATTCTCGCGTTTATCAGCTTATTTCAAGCAATTTTGAAGAAAATTATATAAAGTTTTCACTTGATAACTTATCTAAAAAGTCTCCCAATATATTTTTAGAAAAATACTTCGGATCTTCTACCAATGATTTAGTAACTTTAAAATTAAAAGTAAAAACTTCAGATTTAAAAAGAGACTATGTGGTTTCAAATATACCAGAATTTCTTAAAGCATATGAACAAAAACAACCATTTCAGTTTGGTAAGAATTTTGTATACAGTCCTACTTATCATTTTTTTGGTGAAAAAGACAAAAAACTTTTGAATGTACTTTTGAAGTATCTGAACTTTTTAGATTTGGAAACAGAAAAAAATACTCTTTACTTACCTGCAAAAATTGCAAATGAAATAATCGAAATCCTTGACAATGAAGAAATTTTTATATCTTTTGATTATTTTGTAGCAAATTATTATGATGCTCAAAAAGTTAAAGTTGATCTTTGTACTAAAGTAAAACCCAAGATTTCATTTAAACTTGAAGACAATCAGGTAAGATTTTATAGTGATTTAATAGACACTGCTAACAGAAAATTTTTATATAGCGATGGAAGTTATTTTGTCTCAGGTGATACTTTATATAAGCTTTCGCCAGAGCAAAAGATATTTTCTTCAATTATCAAAAAAATGGCTGAAGCAAATAGAGTATTTAACTTTTTTAAAGTTGAATACATTAAATTTTTTACCCTTAATAAAGAAGACTTTTGTGAGTTCATGAACAAATATTACTTATTTTTAAACAAGCACTTTGAATTAGAAATTGACCCAGGACTCAAAAAATTAATATTAGAAGATTATATTATTAAACCCAAACTATATTTAGAATTCGAAAATGAAAGGTTTGTAGCAAGAATCAGTGGAATGAATGAAATATTCGATACAATATCAAAAACAAAAAAAGTTCCATTGTTTGATTATTTTGGATTGTTTGAGATACAAAGTATTTTATTTGCTTATGGGTTTAATGAGACAGGCTCTGACCAAGAGTTCTGCTATGAATGTGTTGACCCTGATTTGTTTATGGAATTTTTAGCAGAAGGTGTTCCGCAAATCCAAAATATAACCGACGTTTATTATTCAGAAGATTTTAAGAAGCTTAAAATCAAAAAAGATGTAAAAATTATTCCCTGCTTAAAATATTCTAAACACTCAATTGACTTCTGGCTTGAAAGTGATGAGCTTGAGAGTTCAGAGCTTAAAAATATTCTTGATGCAATAAAGAAAAAGAAAAAGTATTACAAACTCAAAGATGGTTCAATTTTGATTTTAGATAGTCCAAATATGAAAAAATTAGTTTCATTTATAGATTCTGCATCTGACATAGGCCAGGTTATAAAAGAAAAAGCTGAGCTTTCTTTACAAGAAGCAGTGGCTGTAACAAAACTTTTAGATGAAAGCGGAATTCAGGCAAATGGAGTTGAAAGTATAAAAAATATTATCGAAAAGATAGAAAATATTAAAGAAATTGATATCCAAATCCCGGTAGAGCTTCAAGGTGTGTTAAGAGATTATCAGAAACTTGGAATAAAATGGTTATCTTCTCTATTTGAAAATGAACTTGGTGGAATTTTAGCTGATGATATGGGGCTTGGAAAAACTCTACAGGTACTTGGCTTTATTCTTGCAAATAAGCAAAAAATTAAAAAGCCGGTATTAGCCATTGTGCCAACATCACTTATTTATAACTGGAAACAAGAGATTGAAAAATTTGCACCGGGTCTAAAAACTTTAATTATTGACTCAACACCTGCAAAGCGCAAAAAAGCTATAGAAAAAATACCAGAGTATGATATTGTAATTACATCATATGCACTTTTGAGAAAAGATATAGAACTTTATAAGGATATAGATTTTAGTGTTTGTATCTCAGATGAAGCACAGTACATAAAAAATCCTCACTCACAAATAAAGCTGGCTGTAAAAGAAATCTGTGCAGATACCAAGTTTGCCCTGACAGGTACACCAATCGAAAATAATCTTATAGAGCTGTGGTCAATCTTTGATTTTATACTACCTGGATATTTAGGAGGAGCTGAGAAATTTGTTGAACGTTTTGCGATGCCAATTTATAGCGGAAACAATGATGCTCTGGAAAAATTGAAAAAGCTGATAAAACCGTTTGTTTTAAGAAGAGTAAAACAAGATGTATTAACCGAACTTCCTGAACTAATAGAAACAAATATTCAAGTTGCAATGAGCCCTGAACAGGAAAAAATCTACAAGCAATTTTTAGTCTCAGCTAAAAAAGAGATTGAAAAAGAAATAGATTCAGCTGGGTTTGAAAAAAGTCAAATAAAAATATTTTCTTTGCTGACAAGACTAAGACAGATCTGCTGTCATCCAAAGCTTGTATTTGAAGATTACAAAGGAAGCTCTGGTAAGCTGGAAGCACTGAAAGAAATCTTACAAGACTGTTTAGAAAGCGGGCACAGGGTAATTATATATTCTCAGTGGACTTCAATGTTATCTATTATCAAAAAAATGCTTGACAAGGAAAAAATTTTATACTTTTATTTAGACGGTGCAACAAAGGCTGAAGACAGAGTTGAAATGGTGAACAGTTTCAACAGTGGAGAGAGAAATGTCTTTTTACTTTCACTAAAGGCTGGTGGATTTGGGCTCAATATTACTGGTGCAGACGTTGTCATTCACTTTGATGCATGGTGGAACCCGGCAGTTGAAAACCAGGCAACAGCAAGAGCACACAGACTTGGTCAGAAAAATGTTGTTCAATCATTTAAGATTATAACCAAAAATTCAATAGAAGAGAAAATACTTGCTTTGCAGCAGAAAAAGAAAGACCTATTTGATAGTTTAATCGAAGCAAGTCAATCTTTTATAGGAAAATTTTCAAAAGAGGAAATATTGGAGTTGTTGGAGTAA
- a CDS encoding DeoR/GlpR family DNA-binding transcription regulator: MLALERQQKILSLLLTKKSIKVSELSKIFNVSPETIRNDLRKFEREGIIIKAYGGAVLKEGFEKKFNHFEEEVNDQFLTEVERLASAIVREIEEGSVIVLDNSEISLEIAKKIKEKGIRITVITNYVKVVNELMDEKNVELICVGGKLDRKTGSYIGMLAQEFVKGLRADKAIISCTGFSLEKGVTEDDEIVASTKKTLAKVASEVVLAVMETNFKKNGTIKCIDIDSISFVFSTVTLPKEIEKYLWYKDIKIKYC; encoded by the coding sequence GTGTTAGCATTAGAAAGGCAGCAGAAAATATTATCATTACTACTTACCAAAAAAAGTATTAAAGTAAGTGAACTTAGCAAGATCTTTAATGTATCTCCAGAAACAATTAGAAATGACCTTAGAAAGTTTGAAAGAGAAGGCATAATAATAAAAGCATATGGTGGGGCAGTTTTGAAAGAGGGATTTGAAAAGAAATTCAATCATTTTGAGGAAGAAGTTAATGACCAGTTTTTAACAGAAGTAGAAAGGTTGGCAAGTGCGATAGTAAGGGAAATCGAAGAAGGTAGCGTAATTGTTCTTGACAACAGTGAAATTTCATTAGAAATAGCAAAGAAGATAAAGGAAAAGGGAATAAGAATAACTGTTATAACGAATTATGTAAAGGTTGTAAATGAACTAATGGATGAAAAGAATGTTGAGCTAATTTGTGTAGGTGGAAAGCTTGACAGGAAAACAGGCTCATATATTGGGATGTTAGCACAGGAATTTGTAAAAGGTTTGAGAGCAGACAAAGCAATTATTAGCTGCACAGGTTTTAGCTTAGAAAAAGGTGTAACGGAGGACGATGAAATTGTGGCAAGTACAAAAAAGACCTTGGCAAAGGTTGCAAGTGAAGTTGTATTAGCTGTTATGGAAACAAATTTCAAGAAAAACGGTACTATAAAGTGTATTGATATTGATAGCATAAGTTTTGTGTTTTCAACAGTAACTTTACCAAAAGAAATTGAAAAGTATCTTTGGTATAAAGACATAAAGATAAAATATTGTTAA
- a CDS encoding alpha-L-rhamnosidase, which translates to MSIRVEEIRCEYKENPIGIDILRPKFSWKLMSEEYNIYQTAYRILVAKDPKFENVVWDSGKINSNQSVHIEYDGPSLESRTRYYYKIKVWDNKGNESEWSPINFWEMGILDKKEWIAKWISPRENPENPEACPYIRKEFLLKKNIKWARVYVSSLGMYELHLNGLRVGDWYFTPGWTSYHKRIQYQTYDVTSFLRVGKNAIGVILGPGWYKGYLTWEKVKNIYGERLALILQLHIQYEDGDEEIIITDNNWKFAYGPILMSEIYDGEIYDANLEEEGWDLPNFNDNKWENVEEIEYSKEVLIAQESLPVRKIEELKLISLIRTPANQLVIDMGQNMVGWVRFKVSGQKGEKVVLKHAEILDKDGNFYTENLRKAKQTIEYTLKGNEVEIFEPHFTYQGFRYVLVENYPGEVNLENFTGIVIHTDLEITGYFRCSDELINKLQHNIVWGQKGNFVDIPTDCPQRDERLGWTGDAQVFMRTACFNMNVAPFFTKWLHDLKVEQFSNGGMPFVIPDVLYVLPNRENKHSSSGWGDAVVICPWTLYLCYGDKRILEELYENMKAWIEYIRKQGENEYLWNTGFHFGDWLALDASEGSYTGSTPRDLIATAFYAYSTSLLVKSAKVLGKNEDAEKYTKLYSKIVESFRKEFVRPDGQLIADTQTAYVLALMFDLIEEKHKKKAITRLVQLIEENNYHLTTGFLSTPYLCHVLTKYGYVDIAYKLLLQKDYPSWLYQILKGATTIWEHWDGIKEDGSLWDPAMNSFNHYAYGSIGDWLYRVVAGIDTSEEKPGYKHILIKPYPQAFQFVEAQYNSINGLIKVFWENKKNEFYMKVHIPPNTSASIYLPYSEKLDEKEISFTPRSEIREIRKEKEGVVIKTGSGKYEFRYSFKQY; encoded by the coding sequence ATGAGTATAAGAGTGGAAGAAATCAGATGTGAATATAAAGAAAATCCTATTGGTATTGATATCCTAAGACCAAAATTTAGTTGGAAATTAATGTCAGAAGAATATAATATTTATCAAACTGCATATAGGATACTTGTGGCGAAAGACCCTAAGTTTGAGAATGTTGTTTGGGATTCGGGGAAAATTAACTCAAACCAATCAGTTCATATTGAATATGATGGGCCATCTTTGGAATCAAGAACACGATATTATTACAAAATAAAAGTATGGGATAACAAAGGTAATGAGTCAGAATGGAGCCCAATAAATTTTTGGGAAATGGGAATTTTAGATAAAAAAGAGTGGATAGCTAAATGGATTTCACCACGAGAAAATCCAGAAAATCCGGAAGCTTGCCCTTATATAAGAAAAGAATTTCTACTTAAAAAAAATATAAAATGGGCACGTGTATACGTTTCAAGTTTGGGAATGTATGAACTTCATTTAAATGGTTTGAGAGTAGGAGATTGGTATTTTACTCCCGGATGGACTTCATATCATAAACGAATACAATATCAAACATATGATGTTACTTCCTTTTTACGTGTTGGCAAGAATGCAATAGGAGTAATCCTCGGTCCAGGTTGGTATAAAGGATATTTAACATGGGAAAAAGTAAAAAATATTTATGGGGAACGTTTGGCTCTAATACTTCAATTACATATACAGTATGAAGATGGAGATGAAGAAATAATTATTACTGATAATAACTGGAAGTTTGCGTATGGTCCTATTTTGATGTCGGAGATCTACGATGGTGAAATCTATGATGCCAATTTAGAGGAGGAGGGCTGGGATTTACCAAATTTTAATGATAATAAATGGGAAAATGTTGAAGAAATAGAGTATTCTAAAGAAGTTTTAATTGCCCAAGAATCCTTACCAGTGAGAAAAATTGAAGAATTAAAGCTAATTTCTCTTATTAGAACTCCTGCCAATCAACTAGTAATTGATATGGGACAAAATATGGTGGGATGGGTTAGATTTAAAGTATCAGGACAAAAAGGGGAAAAAGTAGTTTTGAAACATGCAGAGATTCTTGATAAAGATGGAAATTTCTATACAGAAAATTTAAGAAAGGCAAAACAAACAATTGAGTACACCTTGAAGGGAAATGAAGTAGAAATTTTTGAACCTCATTTTACTTATCAAGGTTTCCGATATGTGTTAGTTGAGAATTATCCTGGAGAAGTGAATTTAGAAAATTTTACTGGTATCGTAATACATACAGATTTAGAAATAACTGGGTATTTTAGATGTTCAGATGAGCTTATAAACAAACTTCAACATAATATAGTTTGGGGACAAAAAGGCAATTTTGTGGATATTCCTACTGATTGTCCTCAGAGAGATGAAAGACTGGGTTGGACTGGAGATGCACAAGTTTTTATGAGGACAGCATGTTTTAATATGAATGTTGCCCCCTTTTTTACTAAATGGTTGCATGATTTAAAAGTAGAACAGTTCTCAAACGGAGGGATGCCGTTTGTAATTCCAGATGTTTTATATGTTTTACCCAATAGAGAAAATAAGCATTCTTCCTCAGGATGGGGAGATGCAGTTGTCATTTGTCCATGGACACTTTATTTGTGTTACGGAGACAAAAGAATTTTAGAAGAACTATACGAAAATATGAAAGCATGGATTGAATATATTAGAAAACAAGGTGAAAACGAGTATTTATGGAATACAGGATTTCACTTTGGAGATTGGTTAGCTTTGGATGCTTCGGAAGGAAGTTACACAGGCTCCACTCCTCGAGATCTTATAGCGACAGCTTTTTATGCTTATTCTACTTCTCTTTTAGTAAAAAGCGCCAAAGTTTTAGGAAAAAATGAGGACGCCGAGAAATATACAAAGTTATACTCAAAAATTGTAGAAAGTTTTAGAAAAGAATTTGTAAGGCCAGACGGACAATTAATAGCGGATACACAAACAGCATATGTTTTAGCCCTAATGTTTGACCTTATAGAGGAAAAACACAAGAAAAAAGCAATTACGAGGTTAGTCCAGTTAATTGAGGAAAATAACTATCATCTAACTACGGGATTTTTGAGTACTCCATATTTATGTCATGTGTTAACAAAATATGGATATGTAGATATAGCTTATAAGTTGTTATTACAAAAAGATTACCCATCCTGGCTTTATCAGATATTAAAAGGTGCTACTACTATTTGGGAACATTGGGATGGAATAAAGGAAGATGGTTCGTTATGGGATCCAGCAATGAATTCATTTAATCATTATGCTTATGGCTCAATAGGAGATTGGTTATATAGAGTAGTTGCGGGAATTGACACAAGTGAAGAAAAGCCAGGTTACAAACATATTCTTATCAAACCTTATCCACAAGCATTTCAATTTGTAGAAGCTCAATATAATTCAATTAATGGATTGATAAAAGTGTTTTGGGAAAATAAAAAGAATGAATTTTATATGAAAGTACATATACCGCCTAATACTTCAGCATCGATTTATTTGCCTTATAGCGAAAAGTTAGATGAAAAAGAAATCAGTTTTACACCTCGCAGCGAAATAAGAGAAATAAGAAAAGAAAAAGAAGGTGTTGTTATAAAAACAGGTTCTGGGAAGTATGAATTTCGGTATTCTTTTAAGCAATATTAG
- a CDS encoding carbohydrate ABC transporter permease: MGKGIKKFVIELFAIVVCLVIYGIPFFFAIINSLKSRTEAAELSISLPKKLHFLQNYKEVLTTENYIVLRAFLNSSIITVVSVLILIFVASMTGYILQRRKEEISSIVNSLILMGLMIPPSVVPTIWILKTLGLYKTLTGMILIEVALSYPFSTLLYTNFMNTIPREIDESAIIDGCGAIQMFWKIIFPLLKPVTVTVTILNAVHIFNDFVNPLYFLPGARNATVQLTLYNFVSRYSTSWNLVFADAVLISIPPLIFFIFFNKKIVAGMTAGAIKA; encoded by the coding sequence ATGGGAAAAGGAATAAAAAAGTTTGTAATTGAGCTTTTTGCTATTGTGGTGTGCTTAGTAATATACGGAATTCCTTTTTTCTTTGCTATAATTAATTCTCTCAAAAGTAGAACGGAAGCAGCAGAGTTAAGTATTTCTTTACCTAAAAAATTACATTTTCTTCAAAATTACAAAGAAGTATTAACAACAGAAAACTATATTGTACTTCGAGCTTTTCTAAATAGCAGTATTATTACTGTTGTTTCAGTCTTAATTTTAATTTTTGTCGCTTCGATGACGGGTTATATATTACAAAGAAGAAAAGAAGAGATATCATCAATAGTCAATTCATTGATTTTGATGGGTTTAATGATACCACCCTCAGTTGTACCTACAATTTGGATACTTAAAACATTAGGTTTATATAAAACACTAACAGGAATGATATTAATTGAAGTAGCTCTTTCATATCCATTTTCTACTTTGTTGTATACTAATTTTATGAATACTATTCCAAGAGAAATTGACGAAAGTGCAATTATAGATGGTTGTGGAGCTATTCAGATGTTTTGGAAAATTATTTTTCCACTTCTAAAGCCCGTTACAGTAACTGTAACTATACTAAATGCAGTCCATATTTTTAATGATTTTGTAAATCCTTTGTATTTCCTACCAGGTGCAAGAAATGCTACAGTTCAGCTTACACTTTATAATTTCGTAAGCAGATACTCCACATCATGGAATTTAGTTTTTGCTGATGCAGTGCTAATCTCAATACCACCACTAATATTCTTTATTTTCTTTAATAAAAAAATTGTGGCTGGAATGACAGCAGGTGCTATAAAGGCATAA